The following proteins are co-located in the Bacteroidales bacterium genome:
- a CDS encoding glycosyltransferase family 2 protein, which produces MLKTAIVILNWNGIGFLKQFLQTVIDHSADINTVIYIADNGSTDGSAEWIEENHKDVKLIRLGKNHGFAGGYNLALAKIKAEYYILLNSDIEVTAGWLQPLVDYMDRYPDVASCQPKILAYNNKAYFEYAGAAGGYIDKYGYPFCRGRILHKTEKDTGQYDDPVDTFWSSGACMIVRASTWKKCGGLDAAFFAHMEEIDLCWRFHKAGFRVCCNPASVVYHVGGGTLPYNSRLKTYLNFRNSLFMLFKNLPDKDLENIIYRRKLLDGLAGLFFLLKGQFGNIKSILKAHRDFFKCDSILVDKRVIVKKLEKENYYVPVLNKSIIFEFYAKQNKTFRSIKGTNNLK; this is translated from the coding sequence ATGCTTAAAACTGCAATAGTAATATTAAACTGGAATGGTATTGGTTTTCTTAAACAATTCCTACAGACAGTTATCGATCATTCAGCTGATATTAATACAGTTATATATATTGCTGATAATGGATCAACTGATGGTTCTGCTGAATGGATTGAAGAAAACCACAAAGATGTAAAACTGATCAGGCTTGGTAAAAATCATGGATTTGCCGGTGGCTACAATCTTGCACTGGCAAAGATAAAAGCAGAGTATTACATACTCCTCAACTCAGACATTGAGGTAACTGCAGGATGGCTGCAACCGCTTGTTGATTATATGGATAGGTATCCTGATGTTGCATCATGCCAACCTAAAATTCTAGCTTATAATAATAAAGCTTACTTTGAATATGCCGGGGCAGCCGGAGGATATATAGATAAGTACGGGTATCCTTTCTGCAGAGGCAGGATCCTTCATAAAACCGAAAAGGATACAGGGCAGTACGATGATCCGGTCGATACCTTCTGGTCGAGCGGAGCCTGCATGATAGTGCGTGCCTCAACCTGGAAAAAGTGCGGAGGACTCGACGCTGCCTTCTTTGCCCATATGGAGGAAATTGATCTCTGCTGGCGGTTCCATAAAGCAGGATTCAGGGTCTGCTGTAATCCTGCATCTGTTGTTTACCATGTAGGAGGAGGCACTCTTCCATACAACTCCAGGCTGAAAACCTACCTGAACTTCAGGAACAGCCTCTTCATGCTATTTAAAAACCTCCCGGATAAAGATCTTGAGAATATTATCTACAGGCGCAAACTCCTCGACGGATTGGCAGGGTTGTTCTTCCTGCTGAAAGGTCAGTTCGGCAATATTAAATCAATCCTTAAAGCCCACAGGGATTTCTTCAAGTGCGACAGTATACTTGTTGATAAAAGAGTAATCGTCAAAAAACTTGAAAAGGAAAATTATTATGTGCCTGTTTTGAACAAGAGCATCATTTTTGAGTTTTATGCTAAACAAAACAAGACATTCAGAAGCATAAAAGGAACAAACAATTTAAAATGA